From Vogesella sp. XCS3, the proteins below share one genomic window:
- a CDS encoding NAD(P)H-dependent glycerol-3-phosphate dehydrogenase: MKITVLGAGAWGTALALAFSRQHHVTLWGRDAAQMIDMQANRLNRRYLPECPFPDNLHLSADLSEAVMGVELVLVVTPIAGLRPSLKELARLKVDAPILWACKGFEAGSSLLPHQVVAEEFPRLKTVGVLSGPSFAKEVALGLPAAVTLASENYAFARDFARELHSPLLRIYANDDLVGVEVGGAVKNVMAIATGVADGLGFGMNARAALITRGLAEITRLAVALGGSQQSMLGLSGVGDLLLTCTGALSRNRQVGLKLAEGKSLDTILAELGHVAEGVPTAREVLRMAERLEVDMPITAAVCELLYHQAKPQSVVERLLGRTPKPEFGTP, from the coding sequence ATGAAGATTACCGTTCTTGGTGCGGGTGCCTGGGGTACGGCGCTGGCACTGGCCTTTAGCCGCCAGCACCACGTTACCCTGTGGGGGCGTGATGCCGCGCAAATGATAGACATGCAGGCCAACCGCCTGAATCGCCGCTATCTACCCGAATGCCCGTTCCCGGATAACCTGCACCTGTCGGCAGATTTGTCCGAAGCCGTGATGGGGGTCGAGCTGGTGTTGGTGGTCACGCCGATTGCCGGCCTGCGCCCCAGCCTGAAAGAGCTGGCCCGCCTGAAAGTGGACGCCCCCATCCTGTGGGCGTGCAAGGGCTTCGAGGCGGGTTCCAGCCTGCTGCCACATCAGGTGGTAGCCGAGGAGTTTCCGCGCCTGAAAACCGTTGGCGTGTTGTCTGGCCCCAGCTTTGCCAAGGAAGTGGCGCTGGGTTTGCCGGCAGCCGTGACGCTGGCCTCGGAAAACTACGCCTTTGCCCGCGATTTTGCCCGAGAGCTGCACAGCCCCTTGCTGCGCATCTATGCCAACGATGACCTGGTGGGCGTAGAGGTGGGGGGCGCTGTGAAAAACGTGATGGCGATCGCCACCGGCGTGGCCGATGGCTTGGGCTTTGGCATGAACGCCCGCGCCGCGCTGATTACCCGCGGCCTGGCCGAGATCACCCGCCTGGCGGTAGCGCTGGGCGGCAGCCAGCAAAGCATGCTGGGTTTGTCTGGTGTGGGCGATTTGTTGCTGACTTGCACCGGTGCGCTATCGCGTAACCGTCAGGTAGGCCTGAAACTGGCCGAGGGCAAGTCGCTGGACACCATTCTGGCCGAGCTGGGCCACGTAGCCGAAGGCGTACCTACGGCACGCGAGGTGCTGCGCATGGCCGAGCGGCTGGAGGTGGATATGCCGATTACCGCCGCCGTGTGTGAGCTCTTGTACCACCAGGCCAAGCCGCAGAGCGTGGTAGAACGCCTGCTGGGCCGCACGCCCAAGCCGGAGTTCGGCACCCCCTGA
- a CDS encoding SH3 domain-containing protein, with amino-acid sequence MKRHLIVATAVLASLAGTAFALEFRSVKETGVALYDAPTLSAQKLFVVSRYYPVEVLAAQKDWSRVRDATGGIAWIPSAALSTRRTLLVTSDKLAVRESAQDNAKLLFWAEKDLVLDMQEAPQSSWVKVKHRDGSVGYARISGLWGL; translated from the coding sequence ATGAAGCGACACCTTATTGTTGCTACTGCCGTACTGGCCTCGCTGGCCGGTACGGCTTTTGCACTGGAATTCCGCTCGGTAAAAGAAACCGGTGTAGCGCTGTACGACGCGCCCACCCTGTCGGCACAGAAGCTGTTTGTGGTTAGCCGCTACTACCCGGTAGAAGTGCTGGCCGCGCAAAAAGACTGGTCCCGCGTACGCGACGCCACTGGCGGTATTGCATGGATACCGTCTGCCGCCTTGTCGACACGCCGTACCTTGCTGGTGACCAGCGACAAGCTGGCGGTACGTGAAAGCGCACAAGATAACGCCAAGCTGCTGTTCTGGGCCGAAAAAGACCTGGTGCTGGACATGCAGGAAGCACCGCAAAGCAGCTGGGTCAAGGTCAAGCACCGTGACGGCAGCGTCGGTTACGCCCGTATTAGCGGCCTGTGGGGCCTGTAA
- the secB gene encoding protein-export chaperone SecB has translation MSEQQELQPVFSIEKIYVKDLSLEIPNAPAVFLEQEQPEIDMQLANGAQQLEDGFFESSLTITVTAKLGDKTMFLCEVSQAGIFQIRNVPAEDIDPILGVACPNILFPYARETVSNLVGRAGFPPVLLSPINFEALYMQQRAEQAEAGNA, from the coding sequence ATGAGCGAACAACAAGAGCTGCAACCGGTTTTCTCCATCGAAAAAATCTACGTAAAAGACCTGTCGCTGGAAATCCCTAACGCCCCCGCCGTCTTCCTGGAACAGGAACAGCCAGAAATCGACATGCAGCTGGCCAATGGCGCACAGCAGCTGGAAGACGGTTTCTTTGAGTCGTCGCTGACCATCACCGTAACGGCCAAACTGGGCGACAAAACCATGTTCCTGTGCGAAGTCAGCCAGGCAGGTATCTTCCAGATCCGTAACGTACCGGCAGAAGACATCGACCCGATCCTGGGTGTGGCTTGCCCGAACATCCTGTTCCCGTACGCCCGCGAAACCGTGTCCAACCTGGTTGGCCGCGCCGGCTTCCCGCCTGTACTGCTGTCGCCGATCAACTTCGAAGCCCTGTACATGCAGCAGCGTGCAGAGCAGGCCGAAGCCGGCAACGCCTGA
- the grxC gene encoding glutaredoxin 3: MKPVTMYTTAVCPYCIRAKQLLASKGVSDIKEIRIDLDPAEREKMMSITGRRTVPQIFVGDTHVGGCDDLVALNGAGKLDVLLAD, from the coding sequence ATGAAACCCGTTACCATGTACACCACCGCAGTCTGCCCTTACTGCATTCGTGCCAAGCAGCTGCTGGCCAGCAAGGGCGTGAGCGATATCAAGGAAATCCGCATCGACCTGGACCCGGCCGAGCGTGAAAAAATGATGAGCATCACCGGCCGCCGCACCGTGCCGCAAATCTTCGTTGGCGATACCCACGTGGGTGGCTGCGATGACCTGGTGGCGCTGAATGGTGCCGGCAAGCTGGACGTATTGCTGGCTGATTGA
- the dacB gene encoding D-alanyl-D-alanine carboxypeptidase/D-alanyl-D-alanine-endopeptidase, with translation MKRTLTLLLFCAASAQAAAPAGFRANEVAIWAAPVESDSVFDAWRADVPVNPASTMKLLTSWAALNRLGPNYRWKTEFKSDAPLENGVLRGDLYWVGRGDPRLDSPRLAEMLRQLRLRGVQRIEGSLLLDKRAYSNIGSADGFAGDADRVFTVPPDTHLLNLKVAWLRYGFDGGKPAVQLDPPLPQFTLDNQLQAGSAASCGDVRQHVKVAVDERTIRVSGKLPQGCDGAANYVNVLDINSFASQSFRALWRGLGGEGPAAVGVAAAPAGARTLLQQESDPLTDVLTDVNKHSNNTMARSVLLALGMEQPQSGNTLDDAVAQVRGLLQSKGLAADTLVLENGAGLSRRERISARLLGEVLRDAARGPYGPELAATLPLAGEDGTLRKRLGSFAGSLRMKTGTLDDTRALAGYWQAPSGQRLVIVAVVNSPRASELTPALDAAVGDVIRRYQASLLLAP, from the coding sequence GTGAAACGTACCCTGACCTTGTTATTGTTTTGCGCGGCCAGCGCACAGGCTGCCGCGCCGGCCGGCTTTCGCGCCAATGAAGTCGCTATCTGGGCGGCACCGGTAGAAAGCGACAGCGTATTCGACGCCTGGCGTGCCGACGTGCCGGTCAACCCGGCCTCTACCATGAAGCTGCTCACCAGCTGGGCCGCCCTGAACCGCCTGGGGCCGAACTACCGCTGGAAAACCGAATTCAAAAGTGATGCCCCGCTGGAAAACGGCGTGTTGCGCGGCGACTTGTACTGGGTTGGCCGCGGCGACCCGCGCCTGGATAGCCCGCGTCTGGCCGAGATGCTGCGCCAGCTGCGCCTGCGCGGTGTGCAGCGCATAGAAGGCAGCTTGCTGCTGGATAAGCGTGCCTACAGCAATATTGGCAGTGCCGATGGTTTTGCCGGCGACGCCGACCGGGTGTTTACCGTACCACCCGATACCCATCTGCTGAACCTGAAAGTCGCCTGGCTGCGCTATGGCTTTGATGGTGGCAAGCCGGCGGTACAGCTCGACCCGCCGCTGCCGCAATTTACCCTGGATAACCAGCTGCAAGCCGGTAGCGCCGCTAGCTGCGGCGACGTGCGCCAGCACGTCAAGGTGGCGGTAGACGAGCGCACTATCCGTGTCAGTGGCAAGCTGCCGCAGGGCTGCGACGGTGCGGCCAACTACGTCAACGTGCTGGATATCAACAGCTTTGCCAGCCAGAGTTTCCGTGCCCTGTGGCGCGGGCTGGGTGGGGAAGGGCCGGCCGCCGTGGGTGTTGCCGCGGCACCGGCTGGCGCACGCACCTTGCTGCAGCAGGAGTCCGACCCGCTGACCGATGTGCTGACCGATGTGAACAAGCACAGCAATAACACCATGGCCCGCAGCGTACTGCTGGCCCTGGGCATGGAGCAGCCGCAAAGCGGCAATACGCTGGACGATGCCGTCGCCCAGGTACGCGGCCTCTTGCAAAGCAAAGGGTTGGCCGCAGATACACTGGTACTGGAAAACGGTGCCGGCCTGTCGCGGCGGGAACGCATCAGTGCACGTCTGCTGGGCGAGGTGCTACGCGATGCGGCGCGTGGCCCTTACGGCCCCGAGCTGGCCGCTACCCTGCCGCTGGCGGGCGAAGACGGCACCTTGCGCAAGCGCCTGGGCAGCTTTGCCGGCAGTTTGCGCATGAAAACCGGCACGCTCGACGACACCCGCGCGCTGGCTGGCTACTGGCAAGCGCCCAGCGGCCAGCGCCTGGTGATTGTGGCCGTGGTGAACTCGCCACGCGCCAGCGAGCTGACACCGGCGCTGGACGCCGCAGTGGGCGACGTGATCCGCCGTTACCAGGCCAGCTTGCTGCTGGCACCGTGA